The stretch of DNA TATAAGGAAGAGGCACTTAGAGTAGGCTCCCTGTTGTTCCATTCTGTGTGGCTTTGAGGCGCTAGGTCTTCAGGAGCTCTAGTGTTTGTCCCTGCCAGTAAGTGGTGATGCACTTCTCATATTCCAGGAATGGATCTCTGCCTTTGTGGGGTTCTGAGGATCCAGTGGCCAGATGCATCCCTGCTGATGCCCACAATAAACACACACAGTAGACAAAAGATATTGCTTTACCGGTCCTAAGCCATGGATCCTCTCTCATCCTCCCAGTATTGTCCCAGGATACGCCCTTCTGGTTAGCTTAATTCCCCTTTCCCAAATATGGAGTTCTTACCATGACATCTCATCTTCTCTTTCAACAATCTTCTAGGAGTGTTGGAAAAGGCCATAAATGAAGGGGAGAAATCGAAACATCTGATTCTAGAGGAGAGGACAGCCCTGGCAGCTGAGAGAACAAGATGCCTCTGTACTGGGAACTCTGTCCAGTTCAAGCCAAAATGTTGTGGTCCAGGGTGAGGACCAGGGCAGAGTTAGCAGCTGTAGCCTCTGTGCCTCATGATCCCCACAGACCTTGACAGTGAAAAGCATCAGGCagtgtcttcattttttaatatttatttatttagttatttgtttatttggctgtgccgggtcttatttgcagcacatgggattttccaccttcgttgcagcatgtgggatctagttccctgacagggatggaacccagggggtcccctgcattgggaactcggacttagccactgggccaccaggaaagccccaggcaGTGTCTTTATTTAATGCAAACCCTGAGCCGCCGGTGGAATGAGCAGGTTTGGGGCTGTATCTTCTCTTGTGAGGGGACAAAGCACTCCCAAGGTTATCAGTTAAATGAGGGGAGTTAGCAGGGCCAAAAGGTGGGATCCTGAGCCTTAGATGTCACCTGAGTTACAGATCAGCTCATGTCACTGACCCCCGCCTCTTCCCCTTACACCCCTCTTTAGGCACAACTGCCAGGTGGACATGGATGGAAGTCGGAGATCATTCTTGTGGATTCCTGTGGCTAAGATGCAAATGACCTCTGCGTGATAGCAAACAGACCGATGAAGACCAGGGTCTTACTCAGGAGTCCACACGCCACAGGAATGACAATGCTGATCCCAAGGGCCCTGGGGGAGACAGAAGAGTGAGCACTGTTATGGGCGTGGATGCTCCCACACACGTGCGTATTTGTCATGGTCTTTCACGCCCCTTGGCTCATCTGCTCACAATCCCTCCTTTCTCCATACTAACTGGCTCTGTCCTGTCCATTTAGTTTGTCCCATCACCTAAAACTACTGATTAGAAATATACTTAGtactgagagcacagagtccacGTTCAGAAGAGGCACCAGGGAGAAGGGACAGGCGGACAAGGCTCCTTCCTGCCTTGATGCAATAGAGAGAGCAAGGTCTCCCAGAGAAAGGTAACCTGGCTTCCATTCTCAGCAGCAGGACCTATCCTGGGAGAGTCACCTCACCTCTCTGGCCTCATTTATAAACCGAGAAGATTCCAGTTCTCATCAAAATCCCATCATGAATTTTCATAGGCTTCAGCAAGGTGATTCTAAAAGCCCTGGGTAAACATCAGTAGGTGCCATAAGAAAGGGatgcaaatgaatgaagaaagttGGCTTGTATAGACTCAGCAGATGTGGAaatgggttgtgtgtgtgttcaggtgcctcagtagtgtctgactctttgcgaccctatggattgtagccctccagtctccgctgtccatgggattccccaggcaagaatactgaagtggtttgccatgccttcctccaggggatcttcttgacccagagatcgaacccaagtctctatgtctcttgcactggcaggttctttaccactagtgccccctgggaagcccgtggAAATAGGTTATAGCACAACTAATCCATAGAGATGAAACACCGGTCGAAAAGAGAAACAGCAGGGAAACTAATAGAAGTCCAGATATAGATCTAAAGATAGCTAAGAATTCATATCTAAGGAAATTGGCAGCCCAATAGGTAGGCAAGAATTGTCTAGTAAATAGTCTTGTGATATCTGGGtggcaaaatattagaaaaagtcATTGCTTCTATCATTCATGCCATATAGCAAAATAACACCCCCTGGATGGATGAAGAttaaaataaagtggaaaaaatagaGAAGGCACCAGGAAATAGAATAAACACAATTAAGgaataaaacaaagcaataatttaaaaatcaacacgTTTACCTATGCAAAACTTAAACCTGAATGTATAAACTAGCAAGGGAGAAATGATAGAACAGCCATAGAAAGCAGCACAGGTCCTTTTGTGCTAAAACCTACCCCCAGCCTGCGGCGCCATCTTGCATCTGCAGGAACTGGATGTCTGAGGCAGCCAAGTTCAGCCCTGGCTGCCCTGGCTgggagctggggcagggggctggaaGGCAGGGCCTCTCTAGACCCTCAAGCTTGcagctgtgccccctgcagtgcaaACCTGTGCCCGGTTCCAGCCCTTCTGCCCAGGGAGTTGCCAGCTCTCGGCTCCACAAACTGTAACCCATCCAAGTGTCTCGTGCCAGTCCCCTGCCTTATCCCCTCCAAGCCCAGGAATGTTTTCTTGCACAGAGCTCCTAGAATATGTCCACTCTCAAGGGCCAGCATGGCATCCCTTTCTGAGGCTGTATGCAGGCAGCcagacacccccaccccatcccaccccaccccaagcacTCCGGCCACAGCACTGGGGAATTCCTGTGCCCCTCTAGCTCCCCAGCCCCCTCTCCGTACAGACAACTCCTGTGATGCCCAGAAGCACCTTTAGTCCCTGTGGGACTCACTTTCGTTATGGCACGCTTTGCTGGGTTTCCTTCCCTCCCAGTCCCACTCCCCAGGAATGGTTTTTCCTGGGATCACTTCCTAAAACATTTGCACAAGATTTTCTCCGCAGCCTGCCTCCGTGGAATCCTCCTAAGACAGGGTGACAGTGGCTTTCTCTGAGGTGCCACACTTTTGGGCCCCAGATAGGCACCTCTGTTCTTCCATCTCCTGGACAAACTGCTCCCTCCTCTAAATTCCCTCTTTTTCAAACTGCTCAGTGGCTTCTGCCTTCCCAACTGTACTCTGACGCATAGAATGGTTCATGTTAATTAAAACATATAAAGTCAACAGGTGAAGGAAGCATAGCCTCTAGTAGGAATATGGGCAAATGTTTGCACTCTCAGTTTATACGTTGGaaaattagtgaaaaaaaaaagaatagcatttattgtaaagatttattttattttaaagattttaatgatcacctactatgtaccagacacTTAGGAACAACAGAAGGGGAAGAGGGCACTCTGCCTCTACCCTGTGGCGCTCAGAGTCCACAGTAATAGATGAAAGCAAGTCCCAGCTCATGTCTGATACCatgcagggccctgtggggctcctgggcacaaggtttttgtgtcccccatttctttgattttaGGAAACAAcattcattcagcctccatggcTTTCCCTGAGCCCCAGGGGTcagattcaagcagttgttaattaaggaagggagaggaagctaaaggcaaaggaggaaagaaagatatacccatctgaatgcagagttccaaagaatagagataagaaagccttcctcagtgatcaatgcaaagaaatagaggaaaacaatagaatgagaaagactagagatctcttcaagaaaattcgagataccaagggaacatttcatgcaaagatgggctcaataaaggacagaaatggaatggacctaacagaagcagaagatactaaaaagaggtggcaagaatacacagaagacggATACAAAAAAGACCGCCCTAACCCAGATACCCACAATGGTGCGAtgactcacctagggccagacgtCTTGGAGTGTTGAATTCCAGTGGGCATGaggaagcgtcactatgaacaaagctggtggaactgatggaattccagctgagctatttcaaatcctgaaagatcattatctgtgaaagtgctgcatgcaatatgccagcaaatttggaaaactcagcagtgaccacagggctgaaaaaggtcagttttcattccaatcccaaagaaaggcaatgccaaagaatgttcaaactaccacccaattgcactcatctcacatgctagcaaaataacgCTCAAAGttttccaagtgaggcttcaacagtatatgaaccgagaacttccagatgttcaagatggatttagaaaaggcagaagaaccagagatcaaattgccaacatctgttggatcatagaaaaagcaagagagttccaggaaaacatctacttctgctttattgactacgctaaagcctttgactgtgtggatcacaacaaactgtggaaaattcttcaagagatggaaatacactttacctgcctcctgagaaatctgtatgtaggtcaagaaggaggcggtagaaccagacatgaactgtccggttccaaattgagaaactGAGAAACTGTTCCAACGTGAGAAAGGACTActtcaaggctgtctattgtcactgtgcttatttaacttctatgcagagtacatcatgcgaaatgccaggctggatgaagcacaagctggaatcaagattgcccggagaaatattaataacctcagatcaCCCTTGTGGTAGaatgcaaagaggaactgaagagcctcttgatgaaagtgaaagaggagagtgaaaaaactggcttaaaactcaacattcaaaaaatggagatcatggcatccattcccatcacttcatggcaaatagatggggaaacaatggaaacagtgacagacttaattttcttgggctccaaaatctttgcagatgttgactgcagccatgaaattaaaagccgcttcttggaagaaaagctgtgaccaacctagacagtatattaaaaagcagagacattacattgctaacaaaggtctgtctagtcaaagctatggtttttccagcagtcatgtatggatgtgagagttgggccataaagaaagctgagcaccaaagaattgatgcttttgaactgtggtgttggagaagactcttgagagtcccttggactgcaaggggataaaactagttcatcctaaaggaaatcagtactgaatattcattggaaggactgatgttgaagctgaaactccagtactttggccacctgatgggatgaactgactcattggaaaagaccctgatgggaaagattgaaagtgggaggagaagggaacattagaggataagatggttgaatggcatcaccgacttgatgaacatgagtttgagtaagctctaggagtgggtgatggacaggaaagcctggcatgcagcagtcatggggctgcaaggactcagacacgactgagcaactgaactgaactagggatTCAAGACCAGGGAGAAAAAGTCAAGAGCAGCTTCTGGGCAAGGTCCTGTTTTCCCACCaattgttgttgtcgttcagtcactcagttgtgtctgactttttgcaacccccttTTTGcaacttccctgtctttcactatctcccagagtttgctcagactcatgtccattgagtcaatgatgccacccaaacatctcattctctgtcatccccttcatcctgtcctcaatctttcccagaatcatggtcttttccaatgagtcagctttttgcatcaggtggccaaagtactggagtttcagcttcagcatcagtccttccaacgaatactcagggttaatttcttatagaatggactggtttgatctccttgcagtccaagggactctcaagagtcttctccaacaccacagttcaaaagcatcaattctttggtgctcagctttctgtatggttcaactctcacatccatacatgactgctggaaaaaccatagctttgactaaacagacctttgtcagcaaagtgatgtctccgctttttaatatgctgtctaggttagtcatagcttttcttccaaggaggcagcatcttttaattttgtgactgcagttactgtttgcagtgattttggatcccaagaaaataaaatctgccattgtttccactttttccccatctatttgtcatttcaagTGATGAGactagaagccatgatcttagtttttcgagggttgagttttttttgtttgtttgtttttgttcgaggattgagttttaagccaggcttttcactctcctatttacCCCtataagaggctctttactttctctttctgccattagagggatatcatctgtatatctgaggttgttgatatttctcctggcagtcttgattccggcttgtgattCCTCACCAGTGGATACAgacaatatctttgagctgttttgcagatattgaaacccCCTCCAGGTGGTAGAAGTTAACAAAGATTAATAATGGTCTGCCACCCACAAACATGTAGACCCTAGACCAGTTGGACCTGAAGGGTGAGGATGCCGACTCCTACTTATGTCTTCACCAGCCCATCAGAAGAACGTTTACGAGCTGATCACACTCTCTCTGAACAATTACTACGAAGCTTTTCACTATCTTCCCCAAGTTGCAACACATAGTTTTGAGAACATTAGCCCACAGTGGCCCCCTTTGCCTAGCAAAGCAACAAAGCTACtcctttctacttcacccaaaactgtctctgagatttgatttggcaCCAGCATACACAGAATCTGAGCTTTCAGCATCACATCTATTTTGacagatatattttttaagtacCAGAGCCCTGTAGTGACTCTGCTTCTCTTCTGCATTTTGGATCTCATGGCAAATTGTTTCCAACTTTTGGAAAACAAATTGGCAGTATGTATAGAGGAAAatggctttccaggtagctctgtggtaaagaatccacatgccagtgcaggagatgcaggttcaatctcagggtaaggaagactccctggaggaggaaatggtaaccccctatagtattcttgcctggagaattccatggacaaaggagtcttgtaggctataatccatgtggtcacaaagagttggacacgactgagcatgccaGGACACATACAGAACAGTATAAATGTTTGGCTTCTTTTAAGAGAATTTCTTTTGAGTGAacaatttgaaagaagaaaaggacatctaCAAATATATGTTCATCTCAGAGTTATCAATactacaaaaaatgaaaataatctcaACGTCTAAAAAGAGGCAAAAGATTATGTGAGCTATGGCTTTCTACTGATAGAAAAGTACGCTGAAATTCTGACTACAAAGACTAGGGAGCAACACTGAAGAATAGTTTTAGCCaagaaaaatagtgaaaatgtGTATAGTTAGAATTAATGTCACATTAAAATATATCCAAGCATGAATAAAAACTAGAAGAGAAGATGGACAAAAAAAGACACATTAGATTGATAGGAATATGGAAgattatttctttctctgctaAGTCAACATTTAGTGATAAACACACTCTAAGATAAATCAACATTTAATAATAAACTGTATAAAAAGGTGTGCATGCAAAGGTCATGGTTCTTAGCTTTGCCTGCACATTTTAAGAGTCCTGAAGATCTTATAAAAATTACTGAGACCAGCCCACCTCCAGAAATTCTAACTCTTTTGGTCTGCAGATGTCATGTGCATCAGTATTGAAAACCAGTCAGggatttccccagtggtccagtaaTCAAGACTCTGCCTTGCAGTGGAGGGGACGCTGGTTCTatctgagatcccacatgctgcagggtgcattcaaaaaaaatttttaataaataaataaaacaagccaAATAAAAGCTTACGCTCTGGGATATCCTAACACACATCACTTGCTCAGAGCTGTTGGGCTAGATTATGGCTtccagttctaattttttttctacctTCCCCTGCCACCCCCTCCAAACCCAACCATAGAAACAAGGAAACCGAAGCCAGAGAAGGCTTCTGAGTGGCCTGAAGTTACACTTTCAGTTGATCTGGCTGGCATTAGAATCCAGGGTCTCTTTTCCCACTACACCATTAGGGGTTTGCTGAGCCCTTGGAATTCAGCACAGACGCCATTTCCCTCTCCTTAGCCCTCTGACATGCAAGAAGCAAACACAGAGGGAAACTGTGGGGAGAATGGCAGCCTCGTCATTGCCTCCAACAGCCTCCCCCTCACACCAGCACCACCACACTCCTTCCACTCCTGGGAAGGTCCACTGGACCGAAATGACTCAAACCCACCCTGCCCTCTACCTTCCCCCATCCCTCACTCCCCACATCCTCTCAGCACATCGACTGGGAATCAAAGGACTTGGTGTCCAATCCAAGGGCCCAGAGACCTGGAAACCATACCTGGTGACACGTGTCACATTTGTGGGAGTGACTGTAAAACCAGAAGAGGAGAGGCTATTAGTTGGTGTGGGGATGAGTTGGGTCACAGTCCTGGGCCTGGGACGGAGCTTGGTGGTGATGGGAGGAAGGGTGGGATTCTGAACAGAGGTCTGGCAAGGATAGTCATCTGAGGCAGGGGGTCCCAAAGAACCTGCAAGAAAGCACATTGGATGATTGGACAGATGATGGATGGACAGAAGGGTGCGTGGTAGCGCGAATGAAACTGAGGAGGGAAATGAACATGCCCACTCATGAACCAaggtttccttttgcttttaattttaataaagaaataaaaaaaaaaaaagaaaagaaatagtgtGCCATTGCTTGGGTCAGagatggggaaaaggaaagaaggaggaaagaaggagggagggaaataaGGAAGAAGGAAGGTATTTCCAGGCTATTCATGTTATTGGAAATGCACTTGCCTGCTATTCTTCACCAATCCATATGTGGCCTTCTTCAAGAATAATTCCCTGATTATCTAATACCATTCTCTCTGCCTTGCACTCACCCGTACCTGTGGCATATTGCTTTGCAACTTATCTTTCATTAATATATTGCAGATATGTCTTGTCTTTCTTAGATATGGGCTCCACAGGGGCTAGGAACTTGAATCTGCCCCCGTTCTAATCTGCTTTCCTTAATTCATCCAGTCAACATCTGTGGAGGCCCTACTATATGCCTTCATCAGTTGCTAGAGCTATAGAGTCAAATAAGGCACAGATTATTTCCTCAAGGTTCTCAAAGATGAATAGGGGAGAACAGCTAAGGAAACTGGTCACTGCTTCACCCAGTGAGATTGAGCTGTCTATGAAGAGGGTGTAGAGTGAGCCCTGGTGCTTTGCTACTCAAAACGGAAGCCATGGACCTCAGTGTCAGCACTGTCTGTGAAGAGGCTGGAAATGCAGAATCTAGGTCCCATCCTAGACATACTGCGGCTAAAATAATACCCTCAGGTGGTTTGTGCCCACTTAAGGTCTGAGGAGCTCTGCTTTGGAAGCACACAAGAGGGCCCTCAGATGCATCCTTAGGAAGGGAGGGTGACTCACAGAGGCTTCCCAAGGAAATGATTTCTCCATGAAGACCTGAAGCATGAGACTAAATTGTCCCAAGTCCATCACTCACCTTTCACCATATCCCACTTCCTACACTAGCACAGCGTGTTAGGTTCTGCTCCCAAAGAGGAATCCATACAAAGAATGAGATGCAATCCCTTCTTACCGTTGGACCAGATATCTCTCAAGGACCTCAAATGAGAAGCAAGGAGCTTCTAGAACAAGGAGCGAGGTCATAGGCTTCTAGAAATCCTGAGCCACAGCCCTAGTGGTGCTACCACCGCTGTCCCATCCGACCCGATTTGGCTGTCCCACCCTCTACCACCCACCCACACATCACTCACTCTTGGTCACCACCAGGCGGACAGGGGAGAACAGGATGATGGGGTCGCCGGGTCCCAAGATCACACATCGGTACAGTCCTGAGTCCTCCACTTGAAGGTTGATCATTCGGACTTGCAGCATGCCTTCACTGGGGATATCTTCTAGGAAGTACTTCCCCACCTGGACTTGACTGGACCCCTCTGTGATTGCCAGTGTCTGGATCTCCCCGTTATCTTTCAGCCTCTGCCAAGCCTTCTGGCTTTTGGAATATATGTTGGTATTGGTAGGGCAGCTCACGCTCAAGGTCTGCCCCTCTGCTAGAGTACATTTCTCCTCAAATACTTTAGCGACAGCTTGGATCTCTGTAAGCAGAGAATTTGAGTTAGGTTCTGTGAGGAATAGCTTCcttctctttgggaaaaaaaaaaaagaaaaagagagagaggagccaCATTTCTTTCTTGTTCAATCACCAAATTTTTAGACAAGATCCTCAAGGTCTCCAGAGAAGATGCAGCTTTCCCTGCAAGTTAGCATTAGACCCCATATCTTATCACCgcaagtagttttttttttgggggggggggtcgtttggtttgtttgtttgattgattTTGACCACAAAAGTTAGACTGTTTTTGATTTGTGCAAATCAACTTTCATAAATGACTGTTTTTGAGAGGAAGAAATTGTCTGAATAAAGACAGAGCGTGGGACACATGCTAGGACCATGAGTGACAGAGGCATGATGGGAGGGAACAATTATAGAGAAGGATGTACAGGGTGAAGAGTGAGActgctgaatcctaaccactagaccaccagggacagGGTCCAAAGTGGATGTGAGGAGATGTTACTATCAGAAAGTGACTCCACTGAACAGCTAGAGGAACTTCATCTAAGTCAGAGGAGACAGACCAGTTCAAGAGACTATTGGGAAAATGGCGAGAAAGCCATCTCAAGGACGTGGCGGACATTGATGTCTGGCTGTGTGGTCCTCATCTCTCCCTTCCTTGGGGAGTAGAGCACCTCTTTCTCAGGGTCCTCATCCTTTGCATCCTATGTACCTTTACTGATGGGGCTGCCCATATTCTCCAGgatggacacagagacacagactaaGCCAAAGAATCTCACCACCCTGGCCATGCTGATTGGCCTAGAAGTGGGCGCGTGATTAAGGTTGGCCAGTCAGAATCCTCTCTGAGACTGCCGCTCTTTCTTACTGTGTTGATTGGTCTACAGGATGTTGCTTGCTTCCAAAAGAGTTCTAAATATCACAGAATGTCAAGGAGTCACAGCAGTGGTCCTCCACTGGGGACAGTTTTCCCTCTGGGGACATTGGGCAATGCCtgcagacatttttggttgttataATTGGGAGctatgctgtgctgtgtttagtcactcagtcatgtccaactcgttgagaccccatggactgtagcccaccatgttcctctgtccatgggattctccaggcaagaacactagagtgggttgccattcccttctccaggggatttttccaaccagggagcgaacccaagtctccctcattgcaggtgcattctttaccagctgagttactagGGAACCCCCATCATTGGGAGCAGGGAGGTGCCAAAAGCATCTAATGGGTACAGGCCAGAGATGTTAAACATCCTCCAGTGTACAGCCAGCCCTGGTAAGAAAAAATTAATCTACCCATAGTGTCAGTAGTGCCAAGGCTGAGAACCCTTGGATTACAGGGTTTCAATCACACTCTTGAATGTTGAGCCTAGAATTGGCATGAATTTCTGGTCTGGTCCAAGGGATCCTTGCTGATGGGAGGGCCAAGTAGAGTTGAAGAAGATCCAGGTCTGTGTTTTCAACTGGACACAGCAGGGCTCCCTTTACTGAGGGACTACAGTTTATCCATCCAGGCCTGAGATACCTTCCTTCATGGGAAGCCAAATAATGGACTGGATAGTGGTGGGTCAATCCGCCTCCCATTACCAAGGTCAGGCTACAACTACCTACAATGATCGCTGCTTTTATTCATCTAAATGTTAGTgtccccctaaaattcatattttgaaatcttAAACTTCAAGGTGGAGATAGTTAGGTCATAAGGGCTCTGCCCTCAGGAATAGGATTAGTGCCTTTATTAATGAGGCTCCAGGGGGCTCCCTTGCCCTTTCCCCCTCATGAGGACACAGTGGGAAATTGGTAGTCAGTCTGCAACTCAGAAGACCTTCCCCAGAACCCAACCATACTGGTACCATGACCTtgaatttccagcctccagaactgggagaagtaaatttctgttgtttataagccacccagtctgtggtattttgttataactGCCTGGATGGATTAAGACAGTAGGAGTTACAGGGGACAGGTTGCTCACACACCTGCCAGGCTCTTGTGAAAGGAGACAGGAAGAAACCAATGCAGAAGTGAAGTCTGTACATCACTTTCTGCACCATTTCAAGAAAGGAATTCTTTATATTATTAATGTAAAAAAGAATAGCAAATACCTTTTACTGCTAAGTGTTTAAGACACtctctcatttaatctttctaaCTTATCAGTTGATACTGCTATTATTCCCAGTTTCAAGACAAGGAAATTGGGGCACAGAAAGTTTATTTAATAACCCAGAAGTTGTTAtgtgatttgggcttcccaggtggcctagtggtaaagaatctgcctgctgatgcaagagtcacgggtttgatccctaggttgggaagatccagtggagtgggaatggcagcccactccaatattcttacctggaaaatcccatggacaaaggaacctggcaggctacagtgcatggggtcgaaaagagttggactcgactgagcacacacacacattgtgtgATTTTGCCCAAGGTCCCACAGGAGAAATGTGTgaa from Muntiacus reevesi chromosome 20, mMunRee1.1, whole genome shotgun sequence encodes:
- the TREM1 gene encoding triggering receptor expressed on myeloid cells 1 isoform X1; the encoded protein is MRKARLWRLLWMLFIPEIQAVAKVFEEKCTLAEGQTLSVSCPTNTNIYSKSQKAWQRLKDNGEIQTLAITEGSSQVQVGKYFLEDIPSEGMLQVRMINLQVEDSGLYRCVILGPGDPIILFSPVRLVVTKSSLGPPASDDYPCQTSVQNPTLPPITTKLRPRPRTVTQLIPTPTNSLSSSGFTVTPTNVTRVTRALGISIVIPVACGLLSKTLVFIGLFAITQRSFAS
- the TREM1 gene encoding triggering receptor expressed on myeloid cells 1 isoform X2 — protein: MRKARLWRLLWMLFIPEIQAVAKVFEEKCTLAEGQTLSVSCPTNTNIYSKSQKAWQRLKDNGEIQTLAITEGSSQVQVGKYFLEDIPSEGMLQVRMINLQVEDSGLYRCVILGPGDPIILFSPVRLVVTKSSLGPPASDDYPCQTSVQNPTLPPITTKLRPRPRTVTQLIPTPTNSLSSSGFTVTPTNVTRVTRI